One window of Nymphaea colorata isolate Beijing-Zhang1983 chromosome 1, ASM883128v2, whole genome shotgun sequence genomic DNA carries:
- the LOC116258663 gene encoding LOW QUALITY PROTEIN: stearoyl-[acyl-carrier-protein] 9-desaturase, chloroplastic-like (The sequence of the model RefSeq protein was modified relative to this genomic sequence to represent the inferred CDS: inserted 1 base in 1 codon), giving the protein MALKLALTSQPSFAKVGLPCSTSRSGRVVMTAVIPPKSKEAENLRKNLSPREVHSQVAHSMPPEKMEIFKSLESWAEQTLLPXLKPVEESWQPSDFLPDFSTEAGYDELKELQERSKEMPDDYFICLVGDMITEEALPTYQTMLNTLDGVRDETGASPTSWAVWTRTWTAEENRHGDVLNKYLTYTGRVDMRQIEKTIQYLIGSGMDPRTENNPYLGFIYTSFQERATFVSHGNTAAHAKKYGDLKLAKLCGTIAADEKRHETAYTKIIEKLFELDPDGTMLSFADMMRKKISMPAHLMYDGQDDKLFDNFSAVAQKLEVYTAKDYADILEHLVKRWNVEKITGISSKAQEAQDYVCGLAPRFRRLEERAQARAKKASKVPFSWIFNREVEL; this is encoded by the exons ATGGCGTTGAAGCTCGCTCTTACCTCCCAACCCTCCTTCGCCAAGGTGGGTCTTCCCTGCAGCACCTCTCGGTCAGGCAGGGTTGTGATGACAGCGGTCATTCCACCGAAATCCAA GGAGGCCGAGAATCTGAGGAAGAATCTGAGCCCGCGAGAAGTGCATTCGCAGGTCGCCCATTCGATGCCGCCGGAGAAAATGGAGATCTTCAAGTCCCTGGAGTCATGGGCGGAACAAACCCTTCTTC TGTTGAAGCCAGTCGAGGAGTCATGGCAGCCGTCTGACTTCTTGCCTGATTTCTCGACGGAGGCTGGCTACGATGAACTCAAGGAATTGCAAGAGCGGTCCAAGGAGATGCCCGACGATTACTTTATCTGTTTGGTCGGAGATATGATAACAGAGGAAGCCCTGCCCACTTACCAGACAATGCTCAATACACTGGACGGTGTTCGGGACGAGACTGGTGCAAGCCCCACTTCCTGGGCAGTTTGGACGAGGACATGGACCGCCGAAGAAAACAGACATGGTGATGTTCTTAACAAGTACCTCACTTACACGGGAAGAGTCGACATGAGACAGATAGAGAAGACAATTCAGTATCTGATTGGATCAGGAATG GACCCCCGAACTGAGAACAACCCCTATCTTGGATTCATTTACACCTCCTTCCAGGAGAGAGCAACCTTCGTTTCTCATGGCAACACTGCTGCACATGCTAAGAAGTATGGGGATCTGAAACTCGCCAAATTGTGTGGCACAATCGCCGCTGATGAGAAGCGCCACGAAACTGCTTATACTAAGATCATTGAGAAACTTTTTGAGCTAGATCCCGATGGCACGATGTTGTCGTTCGCTGACATGATGAGGAAGAAGATATCAATGCCTGCCCACCTTATGTATGATGGACAGGACGACAAACTGTTTGATAATTTCTCTGCTGTCGCTCAGAAGTTGGAAGTTTACACTGCAAAGGATTATGCGGACATACTGGAGCACCTGGTGAAGCGATGGAACGTGGAGAAGATAACTGGTATTTCTAGCAAGGCGCAAGAAGCCCAGGATTATGTCTGTGGCTTGGCACCGAGGTTCAGAAGGTTAGAAGAAAGAGCTCAAGCAAGGGCCAAGAAGGCCTCAAAAGTTCCATTTAGTTGGATTTTCAACAGGGAAGTGGAGTTATAG